The genome window CTGCAGGCTGCAGAATATCGTTTCCAGAAAAATTGATCCCACTCTGAATGCGCTTGTGTCAGTTGGAAAAATGCAGGCAGGGGATATAGCAAATGTTCTGCCGGAAAAGGCTACTCTTTCAGGAACTTTTCGTTTTTTTGACGATGAAGCAGCAGCTGTTATCAACGATAATTTAAGAGTGCTTGCTGAATCCATTTCTCTTTTTCACAACGTTTTTACATATGTTGATATCCATGAAGGTATTTCACCGGTACACAATGATAAGTCTTTGTCAAAAGAGATCGGAGGCAGGCTTAACCGTGTTCTGGAAAAACTGGAAATTATGGATGATGACAGACTCTCCCTCACGGGTGAGGATTTTGCATGTTATCAACAGATAACTCCCGGAATATTTTTCAAACTGGGTACCAGAACCAATCAGAATAATGCCCCGTTGCATAACAGGGGTTTTTCCCTTTCGGATAAGTCGGCTGGCGATGCTGTTTATTTCTGGCTCAACCTTGTAGACATCCTCGAATAGCCGGGCTGGGGTAATTTACTGGTGAGAGAGTGAGATGGTGAGATGGAGATGTAGAGGAACAGAGAAGTTGAGAAGTGGAAAAGTGGACTGCTAAGCGATAAATAACTTTGAACCTTGAACCCATGACCCATTACGCATCACGCATTTGAACTTTGATGTTGAATATTAGCGGTTAATGGAGTATAGGTTTTTTGAATGGTAAATTTGACCCGGAGGTTTTTTGATGAGCAGAGATAAAGTGGTACTTGCATATTCCGGAGGTCTTGATACTTCTGTAATCCTGAAATGGCTTGATCTTAAAGGTTATGATGTTGTGGCATATGTTGCAGATTTAGGACAGAGGGATGATTACGAAGAAATAAAAGAGAAAGCATTTGCTTCCGGCGCTGTTGATTTTCATGTTGTAGATCTGAAAGAAGAGTTTGTAAAGGAATTTGTATACACGTCGGTAAAGTTCAATGCAGTTTATGAAGGCAGATATCTTTTGGGTACATCACTTGCAAGACCTGTTATTACAAAGGGGATGGTTGAAGTAGCCCGTAAAACCGGTGCAAAATATATTTCCCATGGGGCAACAGGTAAAGGGAACGATCAGGTAAGGTTTGAGCTGTCGGCAGCTGCCCTTGCTCCTGAGTTGAAAGCTATTGTTCCGTGGCGTGAGCCGGAGTTTTTTAATAAAATCAAGGGAAGGAAAGAGGCAATGGATTTTGCAGCCGAACATAATATCCCTGTAAAGGCAACTTCCGATCAGCCGTGGAGCTCCGATGAAAATCTTATGCATATAAGTTTTGAGGCCGGTATTCTGGAAGATCCGGCTAAAAAACCGCCGAAGGATATGTTTGAGCTTAGTACAAGTCCTGAAGATGCACCGGATGAAAAGGAAGTTATTGAGATAGAGTTTGAAAAGGGAGAGGCTGTTAAGCTTAACGGCAAAGCTTTAAAGCCGGTTGATATGCTCAGTGAACTGAACAAAATAGGCGGAAGAAACGGTATCGGCAGGATTGATATAGTCGAAAGCAGGTATGTGGGGATGAAATCCAGAGGAGTTTATGAAACACCGGGAGCTGCGATTCTTATGGAAGCACACAGAGATCTTGAAGGGCTGACTTTGAGCGGTGGAGTAATAAATCTGAAAGATACTTTAATGCCCCGTTTTGCTCAATTGGTTTACGCAGGATATTGGTATACAGATGAACTGGATTGTCTCAAAGCCATGGCGGAAAAATCCCAGGAATATGTCAACGGAAAAGTAAAACTTGAACTTTATAAAGGAAATATCGTGCCGGTTTCAAGAGAATCTTCCGATTCGCTGTATGATGAGCTTGTAGTTTCAATGGATGACGATTTGGGAGCTTATAACCAGACGGATGCAACGGGATTTATAAAGCTTCATTCGCTGCCTTTGAAAGCGGAAGCCAAAAGGAAAAAACAGTAAAACCGGATGTTTTAAGTTAACAAGGAGAGTATATGTATTTCCAGGATGTTATTCTCAAGTTGCAGGAATTTTGGGCTAAAAAAGGCTGTATTATTTATCAGCCTTACGATATAGAAGTTGGTGCGGGGACATTTAATCCAGCCACTTTTCTCAGATGTCTCGGGCCCGAACCATGGAATTCAGCTTATGTTGAGCCCAGCAGACGCCCCACAGACGGCAGATATGGTGACAATCCGAACAGGCTGCAGCACTATTATCAGTTTCAGGTTCTTCTCAAACCTTCGCCGGAGGATATACAGGATTTGTATTTGGAGAGTCTCGTTTATCTCGGCATAGACCCGCTGGAGCATGATATAAGGTTTGTGGAGGATGACTGGGAATCACCCACTCTCGGTGCATGGGGATTAGGCTGGGAAGTCTGGCTTGACGGCATGGAGATTACGCAGTTTACTTACTTTCAGCAGGCCGGAGGACTTGATTTAAAACCTGTTT of Flexistipes sp. contains these proteins:
- a CDS encoding argininosuccinate synthase — its product is MSRDKVVLAYSGGLDTSVILKWLDLKGYDVVAYVADLGQRDDYEEIKEKAFASGAVDFHVVDLKEEFVKEFVYTSVKFNAVYEGRYLLGTSLARPVITKGMVEVARKTGAKYISHGATGKGNDQVRFELSAAALAPELKAIVPWREPEFFNKIKGRKEAMDFAAEHNIPVKATSDQPWSSDENLMHISFEAGILEDPAKKPPKDMFELSTSPEDAPDEKEVIEIEFEKGEAVKLNGKALKPVDMLSELNKIGGRNGIGRIDIVESRYVGMKSRGVYETPGAAILMEAHRDLEGLTLSGGVINLKDTLMPRFAQLVYAGYWYTDELDCLKAMAEKSQEYVNGKVKLELYKGNIVPVSRESSDSLYDELVVSMDDDLGAYNQTDATGFIKLHSLPLKAEAKRKKQ
- the glyQ gene encoding glycine--tRNA ligase subunit alpha, translated to MYFQDVILKLQEFWAKKGCIIYQPYDIEVGAGTFNPATFLRCLGPEPWNSAYVEPSRRPTDGRYGDNPNRLQHYYQFQVLLKPSPEDIQDLYLESLVYLGIDPLEHDIRFVEDDWESPTLGAWGLGWEVWLDGMEITQFTYFQQAGGLDLKPVSGEITYGIERIAMYLQKVDSVFDLAWNENLTYGDVFHRNEVEFSKYNFEEADTDMLFELFEMYEKECRQLVEKGIVLPAYDYCLKCSHTFNLLDARNAISVTERTGYIGRVRHLAKLCAEGYVESREKLGFPLLKKEK